The proteins below come from a single Oncorhynchus keta strain PuntledgeMale-10-30-2019 chromosome 1, Oket_V2, whole genome shotgun sequence genomic window:
- the LOC118397413 gene encoding claudin-4, producing MASAGLEILGMILCVSGWLGVMVACGLPMWRIAAYIGQNIVISQVIWEGLWMNCSVQSTGQMHCKVHDSMLGLPVDLQAARALVIVSMVLCIMGIGLSVAGAKCTNCSSDTGSKPRMVLGAGVTFIVAGLLLLTAVSWTANTIVLDFYDPMMEETGKREFGNSLYFGWAASCLLLLGGALLCCSCPLKAPQGVSGVGSGPNRVMNYSAVKYPMSVNGYVRRDYV from the coding sequence ATGGCCTCGGCCGGCCTGGAGATCCTGggtatgatcctttgtgtgtcagGCTGGCTAGGGGTCATGGTGGCTTGTGGCCTGCCAATGTGGAGAATAGCTGCCTACATTGGCCAGAACATCGTCATCTCTCAAGTGATCTGGGAGGGCCTGTGGATGAACTGTTCTGTCCAGAGCACGGGCCAGATGCACTGCAAAGTCCACGACTCCATGCTTGGACTCCCTGTGGACCTACAGGCGGCCCGTGCCCTGGTCATCGTCTCTATGGTGCTGTGCATCATGGGCATCGGCCTGTCTGTAGCCGGGGCCAAGTGCACCAACTGCAGCTCAGACACAGGCAGCAAGCCTCGCATGGTGCTGGGGGCCGGAGTGACCTTCATCGTGGCAGGGCTGTTGCTGCTGACGGCCGTATCGTGGACGGCTAACACCATCGTCTTGGATTTCTATGACCCAATGAtggaggagacagggaagagggagTTTGGGAACTCACTGTATTTTGGATGGGCTGCCTCCTGTCTGCTTCTCCTAGGGGGAGCTCTGCTCTGCTGCTCCTGTCCCCTGAAAGCACCCCAGGGTGTTAGCGGGGTTGGGTCTGGACCCAACAGGGTGATGAACTACTCTGCGGTCAAATACCCCATGTCTGTCAATGGATATGTGAGGAGGGactatgtgtga
- the LOC118368296 gene encoding claudin-3-like, with protein sequence MAVLGLEILGMILAVLGWILSIVSCALPMWRVSAFIGVNIITAQTMWEGIWMTCVVQSTGQMQCKVYDSMLALSSDLQAARALTIISIVVGIMGVLVAVVGAKCTNCVEDETAKAQVMIAARVAFIVASLTQLIPVSWSANRIIMDFYSPITPEAQKRERITTMSAGLELVGIALCVLGWIIAIVSCTLPMWRVTAFIGSNIVTAQIIWEGLWMTCVVQSTGQMQCKVYDSMLALSQDLQAARALTVISILLAILAVLIAIAGAKCTNCIEDEASKAKVMIISGVFFIVSGVMQLIPVSWSANTIIRDFYNPLLTDAQRRELGAALYIGWGASALMILGGSLLCYSCPPRKYKPSQMAYSAPGSAPGGPGFQRKYYV encoded by the exons ATGGCTGTGTTGGGACTAGAGATCTTGGGAATGATCCTGGCTGTCCTGGGTTGGATATTAAGCATCGTGTCCTGCGCCCTGCCCATGTGGAGGGTGTCTGCTTTCATCGGGGTCAACATCATCACAGCTCAGACCATGTGGGAGGGCATCTGGATGACCTGTGTGGTGCAGAGCACGGGCCAAATGCAGTGTAAGGTCTACGACTCCATGCTAGCCCTCAGCTCCGACCTGCAGGCAGCCCGAGCCCTCACAATCATCTCTATAGTTGTGGGCATCATGGGGGTGCTGGTGGCCGTGGTGGGGGCTAAGTGTACCAACTGTGTTGAGGACGAGACGGCCAAGGCCCAGGTGATGATCGCAGCCAGGGTGGCCTTCATCGTAGCATCCCTGACCCAGCTGATCCCTGTGTCCTGGTCAGCCAACAGAATCATCATGGATTTCTATAGTCCCATCACTCCTGAGGCTCAGAAAAGGGAG AGAATTACCACCATGTCTGCAGGGTTGGAGTTAGTGGGGATCGCTCTGTGCGTATTAGGATGGATCATTGCCATCGTGTCCTGCACCCTGCCCATGTGGCGAGTAACAGCCTTCATCGGCAGCAACATCGTCACGGCTCAGATCATCTGGGAGGGTCTGTGGATGACCTGTGTGGTCCAGAGCACAGGCCAGATGCAGTGTAAGGTCTATGACTCCATGCTGGCTCTCTCCCAGGACCTCCAGGCCGCCAGGGCTCTCACAGTCATCTCCATCCTCCTGGCCATCCTGGCCGTGCTCATCGCCATCGCCGGCGCCAAGTGCACCAACTGCATCGAGGACGAGGCATCCAAAGCTAAAGTCATGATAATCTCTGGGGTGTTCTTCATCGTGTCAGGAGTCATGCAGCTGATCCCAGTGTCCTGGTCGGCCAACACTATCATCCGGGACTTTTACAACCCGCTGCTGACTGATGCACAGCGCAGAGAGCTAGGGGCAGCGCTCTACATTGGCTGGGGGGCCTCAGCCCTCATGATCCTCGGGGGAAGCCTCCTCTGCTACTCCTGTCCCCCTAGGAAGTACAAGCCCTCACAGATGGCATACTCTGCCCCAGGCTCTGCCCCAGGTGGGCCTGGGTTCCAGAGAAAATACTATGTGTGA